The following is a genomic window from Prevotella sp. E13-17.
AGGGAGAATATGTGCCCGACCACTGGAAGGGGCGTGAGTGGATCAGCGGATTCGATGGGTCGGCAGGCACGGCAGTGGTGACACTGCATAGTGCTGCACTATGGACAGACTCTCGCTATTTTATTGCTGCTGCCGAACAACTCAAGGATACCGAATACCAATTGATGAAACTGAAGATGCCAGGAACGCCTACGATAGCAGAGTGGTTGGGGCAAGAGCTCAAGACTGTTCGGAGTGCCGAGGTGGGCATCGATGGCATGGTAAGCTCTGCACGTGTCGTACGTGATCTGATTGGCGAACTGCGACTGCAGGGCGGAATCACGCTGAGAACGAATCTCGATCCTCTCAAGCAAATATGGCGGGAGCGTCCTGTCATCCCCGAGAACAAGATTGAGCTGCAACCTCTGAAGTACGCTGGTGAGTCGGCACGCGACAAGGTGGCGCGCATCCGAAAGGCCCTGCGTCGTCAGCATGCCAACGGTATGCTGATGGCTTCGCTCGACGATATCGCCTGGACGTTGAACCTGCGCGGAACAGATGTCCACTGTACCCCCGTGTTTGTGGCTTATCTGCTGGTGTCGTCGGTCGATGTCACGCTGTTTGTCAGCCCCGCCAAACTGACCGATGAAGTGAAAGCGTACCTCGCAGAAGAGGGTGTGATGCTCCGTGATTATGAAGAGATTGCCGATGGGCTGAAACACTATTTTGAATATAACATCTTGATGGATCCCGACGAGGTGAACTACACCCTTTCGCAGATGGTGACCAGAAAGGTGGTTGAGGCTGAATCGCCCGTAAAGCGCATGAAGACGGTGAAAAACGAAGTCGAGATGGAGGGCTTCCACCATGCCATGCTGAGAGATGGTGTCGCGATGGTGAAGTTCTTGAAGTGGTTATCCGAGTATCCCGATGTGACCAAGCTGACAGAGCTGACCATTGATGAGAAACTGACGGCCCTACGTGCCGAACAACCGCTGTATCGCGACTTGTCGTTCGACACCATTGCAGGCTATGCAGACCATGGCGCCATCGTACATTATGAGGCTACGCCTGAGACAGCAACGCACCTAAAACCCGAAGGACTGCTATTGTTGGACAGTGGCGCTCAGTATCAAGACGGAACCACCGACATCACCCGTACCATTGCCTTGGGCCCCTTGACCGATGAAGAGAGAAAGGTATATACGCTGGTGCTGAAGGGACATATCGCCCTGTCGCGAGCTGTCTTTCCCGAAGGCACGAGCGGCACGCAGTTGGATGTGCTGGCCCGTCAGTTTATGTGGCGCGAAGGACTGAACTACCTGCATGGCACTGGTCATGGGGTCGGCTCTTACCTAAGTGTGCA
Proteins encoded in this region:
- a CDS encoding aminopeptidase P family protein — translated: MIAERLTALRELMRREHLSAFIFPSTDPHQGEYVPDHWKGREWISGFDGSAGTAVVTLHSAALWTDSRYFIAAAEQLKDTEYQLMKLKMPGTPTIAEWLGQELKTVRSAEVGIDGMVSSARVVRDLIGELRLQGGITLRTNLDPLKQIWRERPVIPENKIELQPLKYAGESARDKVARIRKALRRQHANGMLMASLDDIAWTLNLRGTDVHCTPVFVAYLLVSSVDVTLFVSPAKLTDEVKAYLAEEGVMLRDYEEIADGLKHYFEYNILMDPDEVNYTLSQMVTRKVVEAESPVKRMKTVKNEVEMEGFHHAMLRDGVAMVKFLKWLSEYPDVTKLTELTIDEKLTALRAEQPLYRDLSFDTIAGYADHGAIVHYEATPETATHLKPEGLLLLDSGAQYQDGTTDITRTIALGPLTDEERKVYTLVLKGHIALSRAVFPEGTSGTQLDVLARQFMWREGLNYLHGTGHGVGSYLSVHEGPHQFRMEWKPAPLVAGMTITDEPGLYLEGKFGVRIENTLLVVPAMETAFGRYLQFEPLTLCPIDKRLIMMEMLTDEERQWLNDYHALVYERLSPCLNQEENDWLRAQTSKI